From Microtus pennsylvanicus isolate mMicPen1 chromosome 10, mMicPen1.hap1, whole genome shotgun sequence, one genomic window encodes:
- the Nifk gene encoding MKI67 FHA domain-interacting nucleolar phosphoprotein: protein MAPAQPTLALNPQEDEKFQKVLTQAKQLAKKQKKEEKSLNPGVIFVGHLPAIFSESHLYDYFTQFGTISRFRLSRSKRTGNSRGYGFVEFESEDVAKIVAETMDNYLFGARLLSCKFMPPEKVHEDLFKEWNVPFHQPLFPAVNRYNQKRGHSQLLKMEYRFRKKEKLLRKKLAKKGIDYSFPSLVLPNPKKGASQGTQESKGNQDPTPVCTPTFLERRKSQVTEIDDNKDDEIIFKQPVPTVKEEAQDSLKTPTPARSGTKRPRKRKSNQ, encoded by the exons ATGGCTCCCGCACAGCCGACTCTAGCGCTGAACCCGCAGGAAGACGAGAAGTTTCAGAAGGTTCTGACACAAGCCAAACAGCTCGCGAAAAAG caaaagaaggaagaaaaaagtcttAATCCTGGAGTGATCTTTGTGGGCCACCTGCCAGCAATATTTTCTGAAAGTCACCTCTATGATTACTTTACGCAGTTTGGCACCATTAGCAGATTCAGATTGTCCAGAAGTAAACGG ACTGGAAACAGCAGAGGGTATGGTTTTGTGGAGTTTGAGTCTGAGGATGTTGCCAAGATAGTTGCAGAAACAATGGACAACTACCTTTTTGGTGCGAGACTTCTATCGT GTAAATTTATGCCACCAGAGAAAGTCCACGAGGACCTTTTTAAAGAGTGGAATGTTCCCTTTCATCAGCCATTATTCCCGGCAGTGAATCGCTATAATCAGAAACGGGGGCATTCGCAACTGTTGAAGATGGAATATCGgttcaggaagaaggaaaaattacTCCGCAAGAAGCTAGCTAAGAAGGGGATCGATTATAGTTTCCCTTCGTTG GTCTTACCTAATCCAAAGAAAGGGGCTTCACAGGGCACTCAGGAGTCCAAGGGTAACCAG GATCCCACACCAGTTTGTACACCAACATTTTTGGAGAGACGAAAATCACAAGTGACCGAAATAGATGACAATAAAGATGATGAAATCATTTTCAAACAGCCCGTGCCCACAGTGAAAGAAGAGGCACAAGACTCATTAAAGACTCCAACACCTGCACGCTCTGGGACAAAAAgaccaagaaaaaggaagagcaaccagtga